From a region of the Castanea sativa cultivar Marrone di Chiusa Pesio chromosome 10, ASM4071231v1 genome:
- the LOC142611552 gene encoding protein RGF1 INDUCIBLE TRANSCRIPTION FACTOR 1-like, translating to MVGVSLIPQWLEILLRDKFFNPCIIHEFAKKNEKNIFCLDCSISICPHCVPSHRCHRLLQIRRYVYHDVIRLSDAQKLMNCSLVQPYTTNSAKVVFLNQRPMSRPFRGSGNFCITCDRSLQDPYYFCSLYCKVHHQLVTTNSSGNCEFLPILPAKARSDRSLTVSENEEDVQMTPDSVLDSCVSLSGSRSTATASGCGGAVSFKTLACTATTSEFVKKKRSSLNLVPRVSLQKKCSPTAEVAVALNRRKGVPHRSPLN from the exons ATG GTTGGTGTAAGCTTAATTCCTCAGTGGCTTGAGATTCTTCTGCGAGACAAGTTCTTTAATCCGTGTATAATTCACGAGTTTGCAAAGAAGAATGAGAAGAACATCTTTTGCTTGGACTGTTCCATCAGCATCTGCCCCCATTGCGTGCCTTCTCACCGCTGTCATCGTCTCTTACAG ATAAGAAGGTATGTTTATCATGATGTTATAAGGTTGAGTGATGCTCAAAAATTGATGAATTGTTCCCTTGTTCAA CCATACACAACAAACAGTGCAAAAGtggtatttttgaaccaaagGCCAATGTCCCGCCCCTTTAGAGGCTCAGGCAACTTTTGCATTACATGCGACCGTAGCCTTCAAGATCCTTACTACTTCTGCTCTCTCTATTGCAAG GTTCATCATCAGCTAGTGACCACTAACAGTAGTGGAAACTGTGAATTCTTACCAATATTACCAGCCAAAGCGAGAAGTGATCGGAGCCTTACAGTTTCAGAGAATGAAGAAGATGTTCAAATGACCCCTGATTCGGTCCTTGACTCGTGCGTTTCTCTCTCCGGGTCTAGAAGTACTGCAACTGCAAGTGGTTGTGGTGGTGCAGTGAGTTTCAAGACACTAGCTTGTACTGCCACCACTTCTGAATTCGTGAAAAAGAAACGCAGCAGCTTAAACTTGGTGCCTCGAGTTTCGTTACAGAAGAAGTGCTCGCCGACGGCGGAGGTTGCGGTGGCTTTGAACCGGAGAAAGGGTGTGCCTCACCGTTCACCTTTGAATTAA